Proteins from a single region of Hordeum vulgare subsp. vulgare chromosome 6H, MorexV3_pseudomolecules_assembly, whole genome shotgun sequence:
- the LOC123403505 gene encoding probable RNA-binding protein EIF1AD, whose product MKAGRKNLRRACQEGTAVTLAEGESIMQVVTLRGSNLIEVTDGEGVKSLALFPAKFQKSFWIKNGNFVVVDASGRDEALESGSKIACVVSRVLFHDQVRALEKSGEWPAIFKSTPNGWATGPEGTTSQVEEEQNSDEDEDDDMPPLEANTNRNRPFDVHSDTECDSDS is encoded by the exons ATGAAGGCCGGGAGGAAGAACCTGCGTCGCGCGTGCCAGGAGGGCACCGCCGTCACGCTCGCCGAGGGCGAGAGCATCATGCAGGTCGTCACGCTGCGCGGCTCCAACCTCATCGAG gTCACGGACGGCGAGGGCGTCAAGTCTCTAGCCCTCTTCCCCGCCAAGTTCCAGAAGAGCTTCTGGATCAAGAACG GGAATTTCGTGGTTGTGGATGCTAGTGGGAGGGATGAGGCTCTCGAATCTGGAAGCAAGATAGCCTGTGTCGTGTCGCGAGTCCTCTTTCACGACCAGGTTCGCGCTCTTGAGAAATCTGGCGAATG GCCGGCTATCTTCAAGTCAACTCCCAATGGGTGGGCGACTGGGCCAGAAGGAACGACATCGCAAGTTGAGGAAGAGCAGAactctgatgaagatgaagatgatgatatgCCGCCACTTGAGGCTAACACGAACAGAAATAGACCGTTTGACGTGCATTCTGATACAGAATGTGACTCTGATTCTTGA